A single region of the Bacillus carboniphilus genome encodes:
- a CDS encoding DUF402 domain-containing protein, whose product MLKRRTGNRAGWKRVKQQIYNQDVFDTKEFQGYATLIEMKEVTGPLFVNYGEREVCIVDHGFMWLQHFPNKGHYAMTTVFDQKGEIVQWYIDIITKTGTDQNGIPWFEDLYLDVVVLPTGEIIELDQDELEEAYAHGSLEENLYKLALNEKRQLLQKIRLNEFEWLNIVNQHKDLLYNRNATKKDL is encoded by the coding sequence ATGCTAAAAAGAAGAACGGGAAATCGGGCTGGATGGAAACGAGTGAAGCAGCAAATCTATAACCAGGATGTATTTGATACTAAGGAATTTCAGGGATATGCAACACTTATTGAGATGAAAGAAGTAACAGGGCCTTTGTTTGTGAATTACGGGGAACGTGAAGTTTGTATTGTCGATCATGGATTCATGTGGCTTCAACATTTTCCTAACAAGGGGCACTACGCGATGACAACCGTATTTGACCAAAAAGGAGAAATCGTTCAGTGGTATATAGATATAATTACTAAAACGGGCACAGACCAAAACGGGATACCCTGGTTTGAAGACCTGTACTTAGATGTGGTCGTATTACCCACAGGCGAGATTATTGAGCTTGATCAAGATGAACTTGAGGAAGCATACGCTCATGGTAGTTTAGAAGAGAATCTATATAAGCTAGCTTTAAACGAGAAAAGACAGTTACTCCAAAAAATACGTCTGAATGAGTTTGAGTGGTTAAATATTGTAAATCAGCACAAGGACCTTCTCTATAATAGAAATGCCACTAAAAAGGACCTGTAA
- a CDS encoding alanyl-tRNA editing protein has protein sequence MEHKIYYENPYLKAFEANVLKQEQDDTGREYVVLDQTAFYPTGGGQPHDTGTLNGIQVIDVEEIEGEIRHFLEAPISKETVVGEIDWQRRFDHMQQHAGQHILSAAFEELFDIHTVSFHLGSETLTIDLDTHELTEDVALQAETLANQIILENRPIETKWVTKEGAKSYPLRKELSVDDNIRLVIIPNFDYNGCGGTHPDSTGQVMGIKIVGWEVQRKKIRLRFVCGNRILKQLAIKQKITSELGQLLNAPEEDLTQATIRLLDKNKDIEKRLEETKELLIQFEANQLINQSQSFQQYSLIAKAYENRTLKELQTLARTIVSEKDQCIVHLVSKNDHQIQFVSATDETAQIDLKKWMGEFLPIISGKGGGKPTFVQGGGEGVISSNQFLQEIIDTMKREVL, from the coding sequence TTGGAACATAAAATATATTACGAAAATCCGTACTTAAAAGCATTTGAAGCGAATGTATTAAAACAAGAGCAGGATGACACCGGCCGAGAATATGTAGTATTAGACCAAACCGCTTTCTATCCAACAGGTGGAGGACAACCTCATGACACAGGAACCTTAAATGGAATACAGGTGATAGATGTAGAAGAAATTGAAGGAGAGATTCGCCATTTTCTAGAAGCTCCTATTTCTAAAGAAACAGTGGTAGGAGAGATTGATTGGCAAAGAAGGTTCGACCATATGCAGCAACATGCTGGACAGCATATATTATCAGCTGCATTTGAAGAGTTGTTCGACATACATACCGTTAGCTTTCACCTTGGGTCTGAAACCTTAACCATAGATTTAGATACACATGAACTTACAGAGGATGTTGCCCTACAGGCTGAAACCTTAGCAAACCAAATTATCCTTGAAAATAGACCTATCGAAACAAAATGGGTTACAAAGGAAGGAGCCAAAAGCTATCCACTTAGAAAAGAGCTTTCGGTCGATGACAATATCCGGTTAGTGATCATACCGAACTTCGATTACAACGGATGTGGAGGAACGCACCCTGACTCTACAGGACAAGTAATGGGCATCAAAATTGTTGGGTGGGAAGTACAACGAAAGAAAATACGCCTTCGCTTTGTGTGTGGGAATCGCATCCTAAAGCAATTGGCTATAAAACAAAAAATCACATCAGAACTTGGGCAGCTATTGAATGCACCAGAAGAGGACTTAACTCAAGCTACTATCCGATTGCTTGATAAAAATAAGGATATAGAGAAACGGTTGGAAGAAACAAAGGAACTGTTGATTCAATTTGAAGCCAACCAATTGATTAACCAGAGTCAAAGCTTTCAACAGTACTCACTCATTGCAAAAGCATACGAAAATCGAACATTGAAAGAGCTTCAAACCTTGGCAAGAACGATTGTTTCTGAAAAAGACCAGTGCATCGTCCATCTTGTTTCCAAAAATGACCATCAAATTCAATTCGTAAGCGCTACTGACGAAACGGCCCAAATTGACTTAAAAAAATGGATGGGAGAATTCTTACCTATCATCAGTGGAAAGGGCGGAGG